A DNA window from Melanotaenia boesemani isolate fMelBoe1 chromosome 6, fMelBoe1.pri, whole genome shotgun sequence contains the following coding sequences:
- the fam110d gene encoding protein FAM110C: MKPLTPIGSPSPLRLLNKGPDYLRRQIDGGGHGRSVSAVERLEADKAKYVKSQQVINTKQEPVLVPCATPPPQPRRAISVPGSLTPRLPPRRLSNTPFSTLSGSFTSKDENENDDARKENRRTSVDVEAHNRSNVNNVMPPSPRTPGLNTLVAPHSAPVLRRSTGKRMLRPDSLVIYRQKKECKSPSSAAVGDNNNMEVKGYSFVRRLFQGSMRERSSGGEGRIQKMVIGEEKAPSRDGESRMSWTNDKDAMDGGPGSRRSSKTDQERSPESIPSPGFSCTLEHIKNGFTNSTSDQLNNGITNGNHTSKHDDENDPWKRASPTAPRRQFGELQRSKSDLRLHCSVALSEQDHFFDFCGLDMDMIERLGRENFLSGASSIDTLSLALRSVGGDGCGGSEPSEFSRHSGDGLFQEELAEQLPTGVSIIERNARVIKWLYGCKNAAREGPKESTV, encoded by the coding sequence ATGAAACCCTTAACACCAATTGGATCCCCGTCTCCTCTGAGGCTCCTCAACAAGGGTCCAGATTACCTGCGCAGGCAGATTGACGGAGGAGGTCATGGCCGCTCTGTCAGCGCTGTGGAGAGGCTTGAGGCTGACAAAGCCAAATATGTCAAGAGCCAGCAGGTGATCAACACCAAGCAAGAGCCTGTGCTTGTGCCCTGCGCCACCCCACCACCACAGCCACGGCGAGCAATTTCCGTCCCAGGGAGCCTGActcctcgtcttcctccacGCCGTTTGTCCAACACCCCTTTCTCGACACTCTCTGGCTCCTTCACCtctaaagatgaaaatgaaaatgatgacGCTAGAAAGGAGAACAGACGGACTTCTGTTGATGTTGAGGCACACAACAGaagcaatgtaaacaatgtgATGCCTCCCAGCCCCAGGACGCCTGGACTTAACACCTTGGTAGCACCACACAGTGCACCTGTACTCAGAAGGAGTACAGGCAAGCGCATGCTGAGGCCAGACTCCCTTGTTATCTACCGCCAGAAGAAAGAGTGCAAAAGCCCTAGCAGTGCTGCAGTGGGAGACAACAATAACATGGAGGTGAAAGGCTACAGTTTTGTCCGCCGCCTCTTTCAGGGTTCAATGCGAGAGAGGAGTAGTGGAGGAGAAGGCAGAATCCAAAAGATGGTGATTGGTGAAGAGAAAGCACCATCGCGGGATGGAGAGTCCCGTATGTCTTGGACCAATGACAAAGATGCTATGGATGGAGGACCAGGAAGTAGGAGGTCCAGTAAAACTGACCAAGAACGAAGCCCAGAGTCTATACCCAGTCCTGGGTTTAGCTGCACACTTGAACACATAAAGAATGGGTTTACAAATAGCACCAGCGACCAATTAAACAATGGCATCACCAATGGCAACCACACAAGTAAACATGATGATGAGAATGACCCGTGGAAGCGTGCATCCCCAACTGCACCCAGAAGACAGTTTGGGGAGTTGCAGCGCTCCAAATCAGACTTACGTCTGCACTGCTCGGTAGCATTATCCGAGCAGGATCATTTCTTTGACTTTTGTGGGCTAGACATGGACATGATAGAGCGACTGGGTCGGGAGAACTTCCTCTCTGGTGCCAGCTCTATAGACACACTCTCACTGGCACTTCGCAGTGTCGGTGGCGATGGTTGTGGTGGCTCTGAGCCCAGTGAGTTCTCCCGTCACTCTGGAGATGGACTTTTTCAGGAGGAACTGGCTGAACAGCTTCCTACTGGTGTGTCAATCATTGAGAGAAATGCTCGTGTTATCAAGTGGCTTTATGGTTGTAAGAATGCTGCCCGGGAAGGACCCAAAGAGTCAACAGTTTAG